The following DNA comes from Halostagnicola kamekurae.
CGATAACGGCGGATCGAGTAATCGACGACCCGTCTTCTGCGGTTTTGACCGCTTCGTTGAACGCGAACCGCAGGTAATCGGAGACGCTCCCCGAAAACACCGGTTCCGGGTCTGGTTCCGCGACGAACTCTTTCGGGATCGTCGACAGGGGCGGAACGCGAACGAGGATAACGGCGGCGAGAACGACGCTAATCAGATAGAGCACCACGACGACCGGGAAGATGTCGAGGATACCTAACACGGCAGCGATTCCGCCGACCGTGCCGAGGTTTCCGGTCGCAAAACAGGTGCAGATCACGAACACTTCCCGCTTGTTGTACCCGCCACGGTCGAACACGTTTCGGGTCAGATAGTAGCCGATACTGAACGAACCGGCCCACGAGGCGGCGCTGTCGAGGGCCGCCCGCCCGGGAAGATTGAACATCGGTTTCATCACCGGCTGTGCGAGCGTTCCGACGAACTGGAGGCCGCCGAGTTCTGCGAGCAGGTTGACGAAAACCGCACCGATGGGGATGACGAGCGCGATCGTCAGCAACAACGCCCCCCAGACGACTCCCGAAGTGTCCCCGCTGAGAAGCCACTCCGGACCGAACTCGAACAGGATCGGAACCGCGAGAACGATCCCGACCAGCCGAAACAGCCAGAATATGTTTGATGTTTGCCAATAATCTAGTTCGAGGCGGTCGACCGTCGACTGATCCAACGAAATCCACCCCTTGTAGTGGGCCATCGAAACGGTCGTAAAGAGTCCGCCCGCGGCGATGAGCAGGAACGTCAACACCTCCACAAACATCGGACTCTGGGCCTGTATAAACGAAACGACGATGTCGAGTGGTATCGTCGTTTGACCGTCGCTGGTCTGAATCGGAAAGAGGAAGAAGAACACGCCGATCGAGAACGCGGCGATGAACTTCGCTGTCGGTCTAATCCGTTTTTTAATCAGATCGATGTCATCGATCGTCTTCGTTTCGGGATCGACCGTTCCCTCTGATATTGAATCGTCATCCTCCCAGGCATTACTACCGAACATAGAACGAGAATACCACACACATACTATAAAATTGCCGATTTTATCTGGTTATTCATTACCATACTTCGGGGAGGAGAAGACGGAGTCGAGTCGGTTGCGTCGGGCACAGTCAGGGTAATGGACGGCGAGCGGCCTGTCAACCGGCCAAATTCGGACCACAGAAACTCGAATCGACAGATGGGTTCCGGTCGCTGGGATCGGGAGATAGCGTCTAACTCGAGACCACGTGTAGCAGTCGACTCGATTAAAATACGAAACGAGGGTAACGGAGGATAAGTACCGTAGAACGACATGTCTCGAAACTTTCGTCCGTGGTTTTTTCGTTCTGTAGTAATATCTACGCAGTATTGATTTTTAATCTCCAGTGCGTTCGTACTCTCGAGAACGCGTGGTCAAATGCCGAAAGCGAGTACCATACGGGGAGATTATACTGTCACAATCAATACTGAGTGTTTTCTATTACAGGTGTAGGTGTGTAATTCAACTTCGGGAACGCATGGTGATTAATGGTGATAGAAAAGTTGGCAGAGACAGACGCCCGTTCCAGACCGTGGGTACGACCAGAGGTCTATCGATTCGATGTGCAACCAGTGGCCAGAAGTAGTGGATAGAGCTACATTGGTTGGGAGGGATGAAAACACTATGGCGTACTGCGACCCCAAGATGGCGATGGCGAAGCTGATTAGGTCAAACGTCACGCCGCCATCGACTATCGCGCTTCAACGTCGTGGCGGAACGTGATCGGGAAGAACCGTCCATTACGCCCGTGTTGCGAGCACGTGCGTGCGTTCCGCATCGCCGACGGACCGACCAGTTCACCGGCAGGCGATCGCCAGACACGCGTTCGAGGACGTCTACGACAGCGATTTCGAGAACGTGTTGTGATTCGACCAAGACCGCGGGATCGAGGCGCTCGAGGAGTCCGACACGACGGATTCGACTCGAGAACGCAAGCCGTTTGAGAGCGAGCAGGGAAGTGTGGACCACGATGACCGAACCTGATACCGAAGCGATTCGACGGCAACTGATCGACGCGTTCGAAGGCGCGGACTATCCCGTTTCGAATCCGATAGAGCTCCTGCCGGCCCTTCCCAACGGCCCCGCAACGACGTTCGAATCGGGGGAGTTCTCGATGTCGGTCCTGGAACTGCGAGACGGCGCACAGCGTACCGACGGCGCGACCGACGGGTTTCCCTACGAGACGCCGGAAGCGCTTGCCGACGACATCATCGACGGCTTGCAGGACGTGGGGAAACTCCCCTGAAAGAGCGC
Coding sequences within:
- a CDS encoding YjiH family protein — its product is MFGSNAWEDDDSISEGTVDPETKTIDDIDLIKKRIRPTAKFIAAFSIGVFFFLFPIQTSDGQTTIPLDIVVSFIQAQSPMFVEVLTFLLIAAGGLFTTVSMAHYKGWISLDQSTVDRLELDYWQTSNIFWLFRLVGIVLAVPILFEFGPEWLLSGDTSGVVWGALLLTIALVIPIGAVFVNLLAELGGLQFVGTLAQPVMKPMFNLPGRAALDSAASWAGSFSIGYYLTRNVFDRGGYNKREVFVICTCFATGNLGTVGGIAAVLGILDIFPVVVVLYLISVVLAAVILVRVPPLSTIPKEFVAEPDPEPVFSGSVSDYLRFAFNEAVKTAEDGSSITRSAVIGLIDGLKLTAMMLGTILTIGMSVVVLNVYTPFFEIVATPIVPVMSAFGIPDPQLAASAIIIGGAEMFIAATLVVEASTITQVFIVIVVSSQAIFFAASAPMMVDMFDDVPIRFRDLFVLFVQRTVVLVPIAAALTHAAAALGLL
- a CDS encoding MTH865 family protein — translated: MTEPDTEAIRRQLIDAFEGADYPVSNPIELLPALPNGPATTFESGEFSMSVLELRDGAQRTDGATDGFPYETPEALADDIIDGLQDVGKLP